From one Enterococcus sp. DIV2402 genomic stretch:
- a CDS encoding carboxylate--amine ligase yields MNERKNVILTVNEKIKEQFQPILLGSDINVYGMARSFYEEYGIVSEAHSAAFLSATKYSKIVNVHAHQGFSEPEGFIQTMRELMKQYANDSRKLLLVPCGDVYTELVTHFKDELSQRFICPTVDAKTQEVLSNKVSFYETCETYGLPYPKTLIITKELFKETPSVSLPFEFPVALKPANSVEYLDIDFEGRKKAFIIDTQKELDDVLAKIYRAGYTSEMICQDFIPGDDSRMRVLNAYVDQQHNVRMMCLGHPLLEDPTPQSVGNYVAIMPDYNEDICKKIKSFLEEIKYSGFANFDMKYDERDGEYKLFEINLRQGRSSFFVTLGGYNLAKYLVEDYILETPFTETVYGKGDKLWIGVPKRILKKYIAEGPDKDEAMKYLKNKQYGSTIFYKEDMSIKRYLLVQHIFYSYYGRYKEYFRKK; encoded by the coding sequence ATGAATGAACGAAAGAATGTGATTTTAACAGTGAATGAAAAGATTAAGGAACAATTTCAACCTATTTTATTAGGTAGCGATATCAATGTTTATGGGATGGCGCGTTCCTTCTATGAAGAGTATGGAATTGTCTCAGAAGCCCATAGTGCTGCTTTCCTTTCTGCAACAAAGTACAGTAAAATCGTAAACGTACATGCGCACCAAGGTTTCAGTGAACCAGAAGGATTTATTCAAACAATGCGAGAATTGATGAAGCAATATGCGAATGATTCACGTAAATTGTTATTAGTTCCTTGTGGGGATGTCTACACTGAGTTAGTAACTCATTTTAAAGACGAATTATCTCAACGATTTATTTGTCCAACAGTAGATGCAAAAACGCAAGAAGTGTTATCAAATAAAGTTTCTTTTTATGAGACGTGTGAAACATATGGCTTGCCCTATCCAAAAACACTAATCATTACCAAAGAACTTTTCAAAGAAACACCATCAGTAAGCTTACCATTTGAATTTCCAGTAGCTTTAAAACCAGCAAACAGTGTGGAATATTTAGATATTGATTTCGAAGGTCGTAAAAAAGCTTTTATTATTGATACCCAAAAAGAACTCGATGACGTATTGGCTAAAATTTATCGTGCAGGATATACTTCAGAAATGATTTGCCAAGATTTTATTCCTGGAGATGATTCACGTATGCGTGTGTTAAACGCCTATGTGGATCAACAACATAACGTTCGCATGATGTGTTTGGGACATCCGTTGTTAGAGGATCCAACACCACAATCAGTTGGGAACTATGTTGCAATCATGCCGGATTACAATGAAGATATTTGTAAGAAAATCAAATCCTTTTTAGAAGAAATTAAGTATTCTGGTTTTGCAAACTTCGATATGAAATATGATGAACGTGATGGCGAATATAAATTATTTGAAATTAATTTGCGTCAAGGGCGTAGTAGTTTCTTTGTGACTTTAGGCGGATATAATTTAGCAAAATATTTAGTAGAAGATTATATTTTGGAGACGCCTTTTACAGAAACAGTTTACGGTAAAGGCGATAAATTATGGATTGGTGTACCAAAACGTATATTGAAAAAATATATTGCTGAAGGTCCTGATAAAGACGAAGCAATGAAATATTTAAAGAATAAGCAATATGGTTCAACCATTTTTTACAAAGAAGACATGAGTATCAAACGCTACTTACTTGTACAACATATATTTTACTCGTATTATGGACGATACAAAGAATACTTTAGAAAGAAATAG
- the asnB gene encoding asparagine synthase (glutamine-hydrolyzing), with protein MCGIVGFVTSKYSIEEKKEQISQMMDRIIHRGPDSSGEFVDEHVALGFRRLSIIDLKSGDQPIFNEDRTKAIIFNGEIYNFQELRKELEAKGHIFTTKADTEVILHGYEEFGTDIVKKLRGMFAFAIWDREKQELFGARDHFGIKPYYYYQGNETFMFGSEIKSFLDHPDFVKEINPRALKPYMTFQYSAIDETFFKNVYRIPEGHYFFVRNGELEMTQYWDAQFSEEDMTLEQAIDLIDEAVQESVAAHSISDVKLGTFLSSGVDSSFVTSVSKPNYTFSIGFGDKSYNESHEAKKLTERLGLRNFSKLVTSEEAFEAFPNIQYHLDEPASNPSCVPLYFLAKLAREQVTVVLSGEGADELFAGYTDYGFATKAKSVRVFAEKLKKLPKKSRYRLAHTIKKMPNFKGSLHLYKSLAPAEDFFIGQAFVFEEEEADIYLQPNFRKSETVREIAQRQYDKVPDLPEVKKMQYLDIHQWMPKDILLKADKMTMAHSLEARTPLLDIRMMELAERIPVKYLLNAENTKYAFRKAANRHLPDEWADREKLGFPVPIKDWLHEEKFYKEVRGVFEADFVPEFFNQEKILDMLDKNYTQEIDARRKIWTIYSFLVWYKVYFIDEK; from the coding sequence ATGTGCGGAATCGTTGGTTTTGTGACGAGCAAATACTCAATAGAAGAAAAAAAAGAACAAATTAGCCAAATGATGGATCGAATTATCCATCGTGGACCGGATAGTTCCGGTGAATTTGTAGATGAACACGTAGCGCTAGGTTTTAGACGTTTAAGTATCATTGATTTAAAAAGTGGCGATCAACCTATTTTTAATGAAGATAGAACAAAAGCGATTATTTTTAACGGAGAAATCTATAACTTCCAAGAATTAAGAAAAGAATTAGAAGCAAAAGGACACATTTTTACTACAAAAGCAGATACTGAAGTAATTTTACACGGATATGAAGAGTTTGGGACAGATATCGTTAAAAAATTACGTGGGATGTTTGCTTTTGCCATTTGGGACCGTGAAAAACAAGAATTATTTGGTGCCCGTGATCACTTTGGAATTAAACCTTATTACTACTATCAAGGTAATGAGACATTTATGTTTGGTTCTGAAATTAAAAGTTTCTTAGATCATCCGGATTTTGTCAAAGAAATCAATCCTCGAGCTTTGAAACCTTATATGACGTTTCAATATTCGGCCATTGATGAAACGTTTTTCAAAAATGTGTACCGTATTCCAGAAGGGCACTATTTCTTTGTGCGCAATGGTGAATTAGAAATGACGCAATACTGGGATGCACAATTCTCAGAAGAAGACATGACACTAGAACAAGCAATTGATTTAATTGATGAAGCCGTTCAAGAATCTGTTGCGGCACATTCAATTAGTGACGTAAAATTGGGTACGTTCTTATCAAGCGGTGTAGACTCAAGTTTTGTGACTTCCGTAAGTAAACCAAACTATACATTTTCGATTGGTTTCGGTGATAAGAGTTACAATGAATCGCATGAAGCGAAAAAGTTAACTGAGCGTTTAGGGTTACGTAATTTTTCAAAATTAGTTACTAGTGAAGAAGCTTTTGAAGCTTTTCCAAATATCCAATATCATTTGGACGAACCAGCATCAAATCCTTCATGTGTCCCATTATATTTCTTAGCAAAATTAGCTCGTGAACAAGTAACCGTTGTACTTTCAGGAGAAGGTGCCGATGAATTGTTTGCTGGATATACAGATTATGGGTTTGCGACAAAAGCAAAATCAGTGCGTGTTTTTGCCGAAAAATTGAAAAAATTACCGAAGAAATCACGTTACCGTTTAGCTCATACCATTAAAAAAATGCCAAACTTCAAAGGAAGCTTACATTTATATAAATCTTTAGCTCCAGCAGAAGATTTCTTTATTGGACAAGCCTTCGTTTTTGAAGAAGAAGAGGCAGATATCTACTTGCAACCGAATTTCCGTAAGAGTGAGACAGTACGTGAAATTGCTCAAAGACAATACGATAAAGTACCGGATCTACCAGAAGTGAAGAAAATGCAGTATTTAGATATTCATCAATGGATGCCGAAAGATATTTTATTAAAAGCAGATAAAATGACGATGGCACATTCTTTAGAAGCACGTACGCCATTATTAGACATTCGTATGATGGAATTAGCAGAACGTATTCCTGTGAAATATCTATTGAATGCTGAAAATACGAAATATGCTTTTAGAAAAGCGGCGAATCGTCATTTGCCAGATGAATGGGCAGATCGTGAAAAACTAGGTTTCCCTGTACCAATTAAAGATTGGTTGCATGAGGAAAAATTCTACAAAGAAGTGCGTGGTGTATTCGAAGCAGATTTTGTTCCTGAATTTTTCAATCAAGAAAAAATTCTTGATATGTTAGATAAAAATTATACGCAGGAAATTGATGCACGTCGTAAAATTTGGACAATTTATTCTTTCTTAGTTTGGTATAAAGTCTATTTTATTGACGAAAAATAA
- a CDS encoding GNAT family N-acetyltransferase has protein sequence MLIFKQPSMEYASQIEQYKQEFQRSKDTIDGSSFLEHMPSIEQWLNLLELFRSKATVPENYALSETWLVIRQTDDCLVGMSNLRFELSNAYLKNFGGHIGYSVRPSERKKGYGKIILNETLKQAKTREIDTVLVTCNDINYASAKIIEANQGVLAEKVIDSSDQMLVRRYWITL, from the coding sequence ATGTTAATTTTTAAACAACCTTCTATGGAGTATGCTAGTCAAATTGAACAGTACAAACAAGAATTTCAAAGAAGTAAGGATACCATCGACGGGAGTTCTTTTTTAGAACACATGCCTTCGATTGAGCAATGGCTAAATTTGTTGGAATTATTTCGTTCAAAAGCTACGGTTCCGGAGAATTATGCGCTATCTGAGACTTGGTTAGTCATTCGTCAAACAGATGATTGCTTAGTAGGAATGAGTAATCTACGGTTTGAATTAAGTAATGCCTATTTAAAAAATTTCGGTGGCCATATTGGTTATTCCGTACGACCAAGCGAACGAAAAAAAGGGTACGGAAAAATCATTTTAAACGAGACACTGAAGCAAGCGAAAACACGTGAGATTGATACAGTGCTTGTGACCTGTAACGATATAAATTATGCGTCTGCTAAAATTATTGAGGCCAATCAAGGTGTTTTAGCTGAGAAAGTAATAGATAGTTCTGATCAGATGTTAGTAAGACGATATTGGATAACGTTGTAA
- the cls gene encoding cardiolipin synthase — protein MNESDEPIYLLKKGKKGLLQLVFSRVGIVIVVLLLQILMLLAFFQYVSTNYVHVFYGGAIVVTIFGYMFLLNSSSDGSVKLTWMILFTVLPIIGIFFYFYMRLELGHRLEKRRLIRLKNESNNLIQTSSTVKEKIKTEKDLLGVATFLSGTGSYPVYENSELVYFPTGEDKFYDLLEELKKAESFIFLEYFIVGEGKMWGKILEVLIEKAAAGVEVRFLYDGFNEFSLLPHSYPKKLAKLGIKCKVFAPLYPFVSTVYNFRDHRKICVIDGKVAYTGGINLADEYINEVERFGYWKDTAIKVKGEAVESFTLMFLQMWAMDDGVLDFEHWLQRPQPEIEKSGYVIPYGDAPLDDDRVGEFIYFDILNKATEYVHIMTPYLILDGEMETALRLAAKRGVDVKIILPHIPDKKYAFALAKSHYKSLLQAGVKIYEFTPGFIHAKVFVSDDRKATVGTVNLDYRSFYHHFECGLYMEDVETLADIEQDFQETLIQSQEVTMQDALKEKRSIKVLGWMLKVFAPLM, from the coding sequence ATGAACGAGTCGGACGAGCCGATTTATTTATTGAAAAAAGGGAAAAAGGGCTTGTTGCAACTGGTATTTAGCCGAGTGGGAATTGTCATTGTTGTTTTGCTTTTGCAAATTTTGATGCTACTAGCATTTTTTCAGTACGTTTCCACCAATTATGTACATGTTTTTTATGGTGGTGCAATTGTCGTAACTATTTTTGGATACATGTTTTTATTGAATAGTTCAAGTGATGGCAGTGTCAAATTAACTTGGATGATCTTGTTTACGGTGCTTCCGATTATTGGTATCTTTTTTTATTTTTATATGCGCTTAGAATTAGGACATCGTTTAGAAAAACGTCGCTTGATTCGTTTGAAAAATGAAAGTAATAATCTTATTCAAACTAGTTCAACGGTCAAAGAAAAAATCAAAACGGAAAAAGACTTGTTGGGTGTTGCGACTTTCTTATCGGGAACAGGTTCATACCCAGTCTATGAGAATTCTGAATTAGTGTATTTCCCAACAGGAGAAGATAAATTTTACGATTTATTAGAGGAATTAAAAAAAGCTGAATCATTTATCTTTTTAGAATATTTTATTGTTGGTGAAGGGAAGATGTGGGGAAAGATTCTCGAAGTCCTGATTGAAAAAGCAGCTGCAGGTGTGGAAGTTCGCTTTTTATATGATGGATTTAATGAGTTTTCTTTATTGCCACATAGTTACCCCAAAAAATTAGCTAAATTAGGAATCAAATGTAAAGTCTTTGCACCGCTGTATCCTTTTGTATCAACGGTTTATAATTTCAGAGACCATCGCAAAATCTGTGTGATTGATGGAAAGGTTGCGTATACTGGAGGCATTAATTTAGCAGATGAATATATTAATGAGGTCGAACGTTTTGGTTATTGGAAAGATACGGCGATTAAAGTAAAAGGCGAAGCAGTAGAGAGTTTTACATTGATGTTTTTACAAATGTGGGCAATGGATGATGGTGTGTTAGATTTTGAACATTGGTTACAGAGACCTCAGCCAGAAATTGAAAAATCAGGGTATGTTATTCCATATGGTGATGCGCCGTTAGACGATGATCGTGTGGGAGAATTTATTTATTTTGATATTTTAAATAAAGCAACAGAATATGTGCATATTATGACACCGTATCTAATTTTAGATGGTGAAATGGAGACAGCATTGCGTTTAGCAGCCAAACGAGGGGTAGATGTTAAAATTATCTTGCCACACATCCCAGATAAAAAATATGCCTTTGCATTAGCAAAAAGCCATTATAAAAGTTTATTACAAGCTGGTGTTAAAATTTATGAATTTACGCCAGGATTTATTCATGCAAAAGTTTTTGTTAGTGATGACAGAAAAGCTACTGTAGGGACAGTTAATCTAGATTATCGCAGTTTTTACCATCATTTTGAATGTGGATTATATATGGAAGATGTTGAGACATTAGCCGATATTGAACAGGATTTTCAAGAAACTTTAATTCAATCTCAAGAGGTAACTATGCAAGATGCGTTAAAAGAAAAAAGGTCTATCAAAGTTTTAGGGTGGATGTTAAAAGTTTTTGCACCATTAATGTAA
- a CDS encoding aspartate/glutamate racemase family protein — MKNFFAILGGMGTLATESFVHVLNERTPNHSDQDYLNYVLINHATVPDRTAFILGKSEESPVAALKEDIRQYSALEPRFFVLTCNTAHHFYDELVNETTIPLLHMPRLAVQAILKKFSNLNRPIRVGVLATEGTIQSKVYENELNAFENIETIIPQQEIQQQVTNLIYRDIKEQNFLNEELYFSILNQMIDEQQCDVVLLGCTELSLMQEATQDETHPIVDAQSELVDETIRLALEFRADS, encoded by the coding sequence ATGAAAAATTTTTTTGCAATTTTAGGTGGAATGGGGACATTAGCAACAGAAAGCTTTGTCCATGTGTTAAATGAGCGTACGCCCAATCATTCAGATCAAGATTATTTGAACTATGTATTGATTAATCATGCAACCGTACCTGATCGAACAGCTTTTATTTTAGGAAAATCAGAAGAAAGTCCAGTTGCTGCTTTAAAAGAAGATATTCGTCAATATTCAGCTTTGGAACCACGCTTTTTTGTGCTCACGTGTAATACAGCGCATCATTTTTATGATGAATTAGTAAATGAAACGACTATTCCCTTATTGCATATGCCACGTCTAGCGGTTCAAGCGATTTTAAAGAAATTTTCTAATTTAAACCGCCCAATTCGTGTGGGTGTCTTAGCAACTGAAGGTACAATTCAATCAAAAGTCTATGAGAATGAATTGAATGCTTTTGAGAATATTGAGACAATCATACCTCAGCAAGAAATTCAACAACAAGTAACGAATCTGATTTATCGTGACATTAAAGAACAGAATTTTTTAAATGAAGAATTGTATTTCTCTATTTTAAATCAAATGATTGACGAGCAACAGTGTGATGTCGTCTTATTAGGGTGTACAGAACTTTCTTTAATGCAAGAAGCGACCCAAGATGAAACGCATCCGATTGTTGATGCACAGTCTGAATTGGTGGACGAAACAATCCGTTTAGCATTAGAATTTCGAGCAGATAGTTAA
- a CDS encoding aminoglycoside 6-adenylyltransferase produces the protein MRNEKEMMTLLLTVAKKLGVKAVALSGSRANPKVPRDSFQDYDIVYVVENKDELLEDRGWLASFGELLIMQTPEEMTLFPPTLGERFTFLMLFKDGNRIDLTLCPLSSVTQWMREEPLFQIISDPENVLLPVPKLSDAVYWIKAPDEAMFQDCCNEFWWVSTYVVKGVARQEEVYAIDHLYGICQQELLRLLSWQVVLEKGALNIGKNYKYLFTHLAKADQERFQSLLDFSNASTITESLLLTQAFFHEQAQGYAEKTTFYYDKKTAENVMDYTKNNLQ, from the coding sequence TTGCGAAACGAAAAAGAAATGATGACATTGCTTTTAACTGTTGCAAAAAAATTAGGCGTAAAGGCCGTTGCACTTAGCGGATCACGTGCCAATCCTAAAGTACCTCGTGATTCATTTCAAGATTATGATATTGTTTATGTGGTAGAAAATAAAGACGAATTATTAGAAGACAGAGGCTGGTTGGCTTCTTTTGGTGAATTGTTAATCATGCAGACACCTGAAGAAATGACCTTGTTCCCACCAACCTTAGGGGAACGATTTACTTTCTTAATGTTATTCAAAGATGGCAATCGAATCGATTTAACCTTATGTCCTCTTTCCTCCGTCACACAATGGATGAGAGAAGAACCACTTTTCCAAATAATTTCTGACCCAGAAAATGTGTTACTTCCTGTACCAAAGCTAAGTGATGCAGTCTATTGGATAAAAGCACCTGATGAGGCGATGTTTCAAGACTGTTGTAATGAGTTCTGGTGGGTATCGACTTATGTAGTTAAAGGAGTAGCGCGTCAAGAAGAAGTGTATGCAATCGATCATTTGTATGGGATTTGTCAACAAGAATTGCTGCGATTATTAAGTTGGCAAGTTGTTTTGGAAAAGGGTGCGCTGAATATTGGGAAAAATTATAAATATTTGTTTACTCATTTAGCAAAAGCTGACCAAGAACGATTTCAATCGCTACTGGATTTTTCAAATGCTTCCACAATTACAGAGTCGCTTTTATTAACGCAAGCTTTTTTTCATGAACAAGCGCAAGGATATGCGGAAAAAACCACCTTTTATTATGATAAAAAAACGGCAGAAAATGTGATGGACTATACGAAAAATAACTTGCAATGA
- a CDS encoding YebC/PmpR family DNA-binding transcriptional regulator, which yields MGRKWANIVAKKTAKDANNSKVYAKFGIEIYAAAKSGDPDPHSNQKLKFVIDRAKTYNVPKHIIDRAIEKAKGSGDEQFSELRYEGFGPNGSMVIVDTLTNNVNRTAADVRAAFGKNGGNMGVSGAVSYMFDNTALFGFEGTDADEILEYLMDKDIDVRDVEEDDGQIMVHGEPEDFHAIQEALKEKGIEEFNIAEMEMIPQNEVMLTGEDLEKFEKMIDVLDDLEDVQKIFHNVDLGE from the coding sequence ATGGGTCGTAAATGGGCAAATATCGTAGCTAAAAAGACTGCGAAAGATGCAAACAATAGTAAAGTTTACGCTAAATTTGGGATTGAGATTTATGCAGCAGCGAAATCAGGTGATCCTGATCCTCACTCAAACCAAAAATTAAAATTTGTTATCGATCGTGCAAAGACATATAATGTACCAAAACATATTATTGATCGTGCAATTGAGAAAGCAAAAGGTTCAGGTGATGAACAATTTTCTGAATTACGTTATGAAGGCTTTGGGCCAAACGGTTCAATGGTGATTGTTGATACGTTGACAAATAACGTAAACCGAACTGCTGCAGATGTACGTGCTGCTTTTGGTAAAAATGGCGGAAATATGGGTGTCTCTGGTGCCGTTTCGTATATGTTTGATAACACAGCGTTATTTGGTTTTGAAGGAACGGATGCAGATGAAATTTTAGAATATCTAATGGATAAAGACATTGATGTTCGTGATGTGGAAGAAGATGATGGACAAATTATGGTTCATGGAGAACCAGAAGACTTCCATGCTATTCAAGAAGCTTTAAAAGAAAAAGGTATCGAAGAATTTAACATTGCTGAAATGGAAATGATTCCACAAAATGAAGTAATGTTAACTGGGGAAGACTTAGAGAAATTTGAAAAAATGATTGATGTATTGGATGATTTAGAAGATGTTCAAAAAATCTTCCACAACGTTGATTTAGGCGAATAA
- the helD gene encoding RNA polymerase recycling motor HelD: protein MNERLLEQQQVESTIKVIHNEQEMIKKQQETLEDSLNSQLKEISDKKINIGSEEAFYESVLEYQQHEQELMLRYKTAESQEKRLKTLTTMANSPYFARIDFTEGNEAKETLYLGIASLRDNKENTIVIDWRAPIANLYYEGELGTTFYQTDTDEFEVDLLLKRQFKIQDGHLLSMVDTSEVINDEFLLEILDEASSSQMKNIVSTIQKAQNQIIRDTTNKVILIEGIAGSGKTSALLQRIAFILYRNRRWLDDQQVLLFSPNHLFSDYIAMVLPSLGESEVPTRTFRSFLQNLLPNYEIVQEEQQEEQFLTGANDRVEKLKNGLTLVQQIPRYVEGITPFGPLFRDLKIKGETYITKEQLRQWYQQTNDQLPLYQRTQLLQTKVLKKIGGLEKDEAKKDWVKEATREKVQEIFENDPNLEDSEEKERQLFNKVRRQIVRKKFRALTRGVERFQFINFPKQYLHFLKQIQPKLLEKAAISSEDWVLASNQTRQHLKNKQLTQEDALLFILLLRRLYPVHVEQKARFIFIDEMQDFPPAQVALLRELYPRAGMTLCGDLNQKVFGNETIVHSLDQLFPEQSVTRYQLTTSYRSTEEITQFANQFLSQEDQVKTTARRGPLPRLVKKVTNAESLAWLSNELQDTDKNQRWRTAIICKTTEECEALYAELSEEMQTKVQLIISEEDFMKRSIMIIPAFLAKGLEFDRVFAWNIGKNFQTTQDQLVLYTIATRAMHELSLLTIGRDSPLLANASSATYQLI from the coding sequence ATGAACGAACGTTTACTAGAACAACAACAGGTCGAATCTACCATTAAAGTGATTCACAATGAGCAAGAAATGATCAAAAAGCAACAAGAAACGTTAGAAGATTCTTTAAACTCACAGTTAAAAGAAATTTCCGATAAAAAAATCAATATTGGTTCCGAAGAAGCCTTTTATGAATCAGTGTTAGAGTACCAACAACATGAGCAAGAACTAATGCTCCGCTATAAAACAGCAGAATCACAAGAAAAACGACTTAAAACATTAACCACTATGGCAAACAGTCCTTATTTTGCGCGGATTGATTTCACAGAAGGTAACGAAGCCAAAGAAACCTTGTATTTAGGGATTGCTTCTTTGCGAGACAACAAAGAAAATACTATTGTCATCGATTGGCGTGCGCCTATTGCTAATTTGTATTATGAAGGCGAGCTTGGAACCACTTTTTACCAAACAGACACGGATGAATTTGAAGTCGATTTATTATTAAAACGTCAATTTAAAATTCAAGACGGACACTTGCTTTCAATGGTTGATACATCTGAAGTCATTAATGATGAATTTTTATTAGAAATTCTAGATGAAGCTTCTTCTTCACAAATGAAAAATATCGTGTCAACCATTCAAAAAGCGCAAAATCAAATTATTCGTGATACTACGAATAAAGTTATCTTAATTGAAGGGATTGCAGGTAGCGGGAAAACATCTGCTTTATTACAACGGATTGCTTTTATCCTTTATCGTAATCGTAGATGGTTGGATGATCAACAGGTCTTATTATTTTCACCAAACCATCTTTTTTCTGATTATATCGCGATGGTCTTACCTTCTTTAGGTGAAAGTGAAGTACCAACAAGAACTTTCCGTTCCTTTTTACAAAATTTATTGCCTAATTATGAAATTGTTCAAGAAGAACAACAGGAAGAACAATTTTTAACTGGTGCAAATGATCGTGTCGAAAAATTAAAAAATGGCTTGACTCTAGTGCAACAAATTCCACGTTACGTCGAGGGGATTACCCCTTTTGGTCCATTGTTCCGTGACTTAAAAATCAAAGGTGAAACATATATTACCAAAGAACAATTACGTCAATGGTATCAACAAACAAATGACCAATTGCCACTTTATCAACGTACACAATTATTACAAACAAAAGTTTTGAAAAAAATCGGTGGGTTAGAAAAAGATGAGGCAAAAAAAGATTGGGTCAAAGAAGCGACACGAGAAAAAGTGCAAGAGATTTTTGAAAATGATCCCAATTTGGAAGATTCCGAAGAAAAAGAACGTCAACTGTTTAACAAAGTCCGTCGTCAAATCGTACGTAAAAAATTCCGTGCATTAACTCGTGGAGTAGAACGTTTCCAATTTATTAATTTTCCTAAACAATATTTGCATTTTCTAAAACAAATTCAACCAAAATTATTAGAAAAAGCCGCTATTTCTAGTGAAGATTGGGTCCTGGCAAGCAACCAAACGCGTCAACATTTGAAAAATAAGCAACTTACACAAGAAGATGCTTTATTATTTATTTTGCTACTACGTCGTTTGTATCCTGTACATGTCGAACAAAAAGCTCGCTTCATTTTCATTGATGAAATGCAAGACTTTCCACCTGCACAGGTTGCTTTATTACGCGAACTATATCCTCGCGCAGGTATGACATTATGTGGTGACTTGAATCAAAAAGTTTTTGGAAATGAAACTATCGTACATTCATTAGATCAGCTCTTCCCTGAACAATCAGTTACTCGTTATCAATTAACGACAAGTTATCGTTCAACAGAAGAAATCACACAATTTGCTAATCAATTCTTATCTCAAGAAGATCAAGTAAAAACAACCGCTAGAAGAGGACCTTTACCGCGCCTCGTAAAAAAAGTAACAAATGCAGAAAGTCTTGCTTGGTTGTCTAATGAATTACAAGATACAGATAAAAATCAGCGCTGGCGTACGGCAATTATTTGTAAAACAACGGAAGAATGTGAGGCTTTATACGCTGAACTTTCAGAAGAAATGCAAACAAAAGTTCAATTAATTATTTCTGAAGAAGATTTTATGAAACGTTCAATTATGATTATTCCAGCCTTCTTAGCAAAGGGATTAGAATTTGACCGCGTTTTTGCTTGGAATATTGGAAAAAATTTCCAAACAACACAAGACCAATTAGTTTTATATACCATTGCTACACGTGCCATGCATGAATTATCTCTCCTGACTATTGGACGAGACAGTCCTTTACTAGCTAATGCAAGTTCAGCCACTTATCAGTTGATTTAA